The following proteins are co-located in the Pelecanus crispus isolate bPelCri1 chromosome 5, bPelCri1.pri, whole genome shotgun sequence genome:
- the C5H2orf69 gene encoding mitochondrial protein C2orf69 homolog gives MSRRCPPAAASLLRGLVGPAALCLGRSMSLCGAPAACAAGPAAGSGSSSSGGGGGGGGAGFSSARLSPPWLRLPEVPGAEPHRANELLLLLPPAPRGPAPPQHHVIYFPGDVQNYHDIMSCHPENFQWEHWSFENVATILARRFPNSFIWVVKCSRMHLHKFSCYDNFVASNMFGAPEHSTDFGAFKHLHALLVNAFRLSQNILLSQKIVHGVSKDAKIAACKLQPQSVPTTNGCSSTEGERDCECSNNSAMNFIIPSAVGAVSFTLIGFSKGCVVLNQLLYELKEAKKDKNTDVFLKNIKAIYWLDGGHSGGSNTWVTYPEVLKELAQTGIEVHAHVTPYQVFDTMRSWIGREHEKFVQILEEFGVEINDQLHFADDVPSLDNHFRVHEVF, from the exons ATGAGcaggcgctgcccgccggctgCCGCCTCGCTGCTGCGGGGCCTCGTcggccccgctgccctctgCCTGGGCAGGAGCATGAGCCTCTGCGGGGCGCCGGCCGCCTGCGCCGCGGGCCCTGcggccggcagcggcagcagcagcagcggcggcggcggcggcggcggcggcgcgggcttCTCCTCAGCGCGGCTGAGCCCGCCGTGGCTGCGGCTGCCCGAGGTGCCGGGCGCGGAGCCGCACCGGGCCAacgagctgctgctgctgctgccgccggccccgcgcggcccggcgccgccgcaGCATCACGTTATCTACTTCCCGGGGGACGTGCAG aactaTCATGACATCATGTCTTGCCATCCAGAAAACTTTCAGTGGGAGCACTggagttttgaaaatgttgctaCCATACTTGCTCGCCGGTTCCCTAATAGCTTTATTTGGGTTGTAAAGTGTTCTCGAATGCACCTGCACAAATTCAGTTGTTATGACAACTTTGTGGCGAGCAACATGTTTGGAGCACCAGAGCACAGCACTGACTTTGGAGCTTTCAAGCATCTCCATGCATTGCTAGTTAACGCATTCAGACTCTCTCAGAATATTCTACTGTCCCAGAAAATTGTGCATGGTGTCAGCAAGGATGCAAAAATAGCTGCTTGTAAATTACAGCCGCAGTCTGTTCCTACAACGAATGGCTGCTCGTCcacagaaggagagagagattgTGAATGCTCTAATAATTCTGCTATGAACTTCATTATACCGTCTGCTGTAGGTGCCGTGTCGTTTACTTTGATTGGCTTCAGTAAAGGTTGTGTGGTTTTGAACCAGCTGCTTTATGAGCTGAAGGAAGCTAAAAAAGACAAGAATACAGATGTCTtcttaaaaaacataaaagcgATTTACTGGTTGGATGGTGGTCATTCGGGAGGAAGCAATACTTGGGTTACTTACCCTGAAGTGCTGAAAGAACTTGCACAGACAGGAATTGAAGTTCATGCTCATGTTACACCATACCAAGTGTTTGACACAATGAGGTCATGGATTGGGAGAGAGCATGAGAAATTTGTACAGATACTTGAAGAATTTGGTGTGGAAATAAATGATCAACTACATTTTGCTGATGATGTTCCCTCCTTAGATAACCATTTCAGAGTTCATGAAGTATTTTGA